The following coding sequences lie in one Melopsittacus undulatus isolate bMelUnd1 chromosome 9, bMelUnd1.mat.Z, whole genome shotgun sequence genomic window:
- the REC114 gene encoding meiotic recombination protein REC114, whose translation MAAAAGGGCGSEPGPGSAPGDTSLLGSATTWPLKRYGRFLPTTDRDEEGQNVASWKVFESNEESGHLILTVVVSGHFFISQGRTVLEGFSLIDSHKWLKIVRKADCLLLHAQAKNEGRMFRVQFGGDSKEEMLENCRSCVQKLTEYVPVQATEEQSQQLYPSFSQLAYGDSQPDEPLPDSYTGLEERRSVPQLAKSVLNKKLELPPVAWHPVWGTQELGPFIRFCLLDQHFPAFVQAVEKELQKLAEG comes from the exons ATGGCGGCCGCGGCGGGCGGCGGCTGCGGCTCCGAGCCGGGGCCGGGCTCTGCGCCGGGTGACACCTCCCTTCTCGGCAGCGCCACAACGTGGCCCTTGAAGCGCTACGGCCGCTTCCTGCCCACGACGGATCGCGATGAGGAAGGGCAAAATGTCGCCTCTTGGAAG GTTTTTGAATCAAATGAAGAATCAGGCCATCTTATCCTTACTGTGGTTGTATCTGGccatttcttcatttcccaAGGGCGAACAGTACTG GAAGGTTTCTCACTGATTGATTCCCACAAGTGGCTAAAGATAGTCAGAAAAGCAGACTGCCTGCTCCTTCATGCACAGGCCAAG AATGAAGGCCGTATGTTTCGTGTTCAGTTTGGTGGTGATTCAAAGGAAGAGATGCTGGAAAATTGCCGGAGTTGTGTTCAGAAACTCACAGAGTATGTGCCAGTGCAAGCAACCGAGGAGCAAAGCCAGCAGCTCTATCCCAGTTTCAGTCAGCTGGCCTATGGTGACAGCCAG CCAGATGAGCCTCTACCAGATTCCTATACAGGCCTTGAAGAAAGAAGATCTGTACCACAGCTCGCCAAG tctGTGCTGAACAAGAAGCTTGAGCTGCCCCCTGTGGCTTGGCACCCGGTGTGGGGCACCCAGGAGCTGGGGCCCTTCATCCGCTTCTGCCTCCTGGATCAGCATTTCCCAGCTTTTGTGCAAGCCGTGGAGAAGGAACTGCAAAAGCTCGCAGAAGGTTGA